DNA from Dietzia lutea:
ACGACGGCACCGGGCCCACCGTCATCGTGGTGGGCTCAGAGGGCAAGGGCCTCTCCCGCCTGGTCCGCGAGAACTGTGACTCCATCCTGTCGATCCCGATCGCCTCGGAGGTCGAGAGCCTCAACGCCTCCGTCGCCGCGGGCGTGGTGCTCTCGGAGTTCGCGCGGCAGCGGCGCGTCAAGGGCTGACCGGCTCGCCGGGCCCGCGCTCGCCGGGCCGCGGTCGCCGGGCCGCGGTCGCCGGGCCGCGGTCGCCGGGCCGCGGTCGCCGGGGACCCGCGACGGCGCCCGCGCCCTCGTTCCGCGCCCGCGGCTGCGATCCCGCGTGTGCGGCTGACCGCCTGCGCTGGCGGCTGCGCGTTCGTTCCGTGCCCGCGGCTGCGCTCCCGCGCCTGTCCATGTCACCCCGCCCGTCGGCATGGCGTCTCGCGTCCGCGGATGTCACGCGGCCCGTCGGCATGGCGTCTCGCTCGAGCATCGGAGCTGGCGAGACGCCATGCCGGGGAGCGGCTGTGGGCTCCGGCCGGGCAAATTCGGGAGCGAGACGCCATGCCGGGGAGCGGCTGTGGGCTCCGGCCGGGCAGAGGCGAGAGCGAGACGCCATTGCGAGGAGCGGCTGCCCACGGGGCCGGGCAGAGGCGAGAGCGAGACGCCATGCCGACGCGCGGCTGCGAGGGCGCAGGCTCCGTTCTGCGATCAGGCCCTCGGGCGGTGGGGTGAACGGCAGCGGTCGAACGCCGCTCGCGCGTACTCCCACGTCTCCACCCCGTAGTACAGGTGGCCCGCGATCATGTAGAGCGCGGCCAGCCGCTGGTACGTCCACGCCCGGTCGAGGAAGGTGTCGTCGACCCGGCCGACGTACCGGGCCAGGACGTCCTCGACGAAGCGTGGGCCGTATTCGTACAGTTCGGCGAAGTCCACGGCCGGGTCGCCCAGGCACATGTCGGTGAAGTCGATGAGCCCCAGACGCCCGGGGGCGGGGTCGCGGTCCCAGTACAGGTGGCGTGAGTAGATGTCGTTGTGCAGGAACACCCGGGGCAGCAACGTGGACTGCAACGCGCCGACCTCGTCGCAGATCTCGTGGGCGGTGCGCATCTCGTCCGGGGTGAACACCGACGGCAGGTCGTGGGCCACGATGCCGCGCACGAAGTCCAGGTTCTCGGGTTGGTAGGAGTGCGAGACCCGGTCGAGTGGCGGCGCCGAGACGTCCTGGATGTGCAGCGCGGACAGGAGTGCACCCAGCTGGCCGGCGATGACCGTCTTCTCCGGATGGGGCAGGCTGTGCAGCAGTTCCGGCGTGAGGCGCTGACCGCGCACCAGCGGATAGCCGGCGAACCGCCCGTGGGCCGGGACGTGTGAGTAGCGGGGGAGTGCCGCCTCGACATGCCCGGCGAGGTGCTCCAGGACCGCGATCTCGGTGGGCAGCTATGTGAGCGCCTGCTCGTCGTGGGGGAAACGGAAGACCAGGTCGCGGTGTCCGAGGGCGCCGTCCCCGCGGCAGCCGTGGCAGATCACCACCACGTGGTCCCAGCCCTCGTCGACCCGCTCGGCGTGGTCCCAGCTCAGTGTGGGGTAGTCGGCGCGGATGGCCGCGAGCTCGGCGGCGCAGGGATGAGCGCTGGGGTCGCTGTTCACGGCTCAGACGCTAGTACCGCGCGGTCAGCGCCGGACCGCCGCCACCGCACGACACGCCAGGTAGATGACGAACGAGACGGTGGTGACGAACACCGAGACCGGCACGCCGGGGGCGAGCGAGAGCAGCATCCCGCCCACGGCGGCGATCTCGGCGAAGAGGATCGTCAGCCCGATGGCCCTCGCGGGGCTGGAGGTGACGGCGGCCGCCGCGGCGGCGGGGGTGATGAGCAGGGAAAGCACGAGCAGCGCGCCGACCACCTGCACGGCCTGCGCCGCCGCGAGCCCCACGAGCACGGCGAAGATCATGTTGATCGCCCGCACGGGCACACCGCGAGCCGCGGCCACCTCGGGGTCGGCGGAGGAGAACACGAGCGGTCGGTACAGCGCGATCAGTGCGACGCAGATGATCGCGGCGACCACCGCCATCTGCACGAGGCCGTGCTCGGAGACGCCGACGATCTGCCCGGTGAGCAGGGAGAAACTGGTGCCGGAC
Protein-coding regions in this window:
- a CDS encoding metal ABC transporter permease — its product is MDRLLEIGESIADTETTAYLLQQDFVIFGLAAIALLGLLSGAIGPFIIMRQMSFSVHGASELALTGAAAALLFGLNLGLGAVVGSVIAALMFGIMGARASQRDSSIGVVLAFGLGLAVLFIHLYPGRSGTSFSLLTGQIVGVSEHGLVQMAVVAAIICVALIALYRPLVFSSADPEVAAARGVPVRAINMIFAVLVGLAAAQAVQVVGALLVLSLLITPAAAAAAVTSSPARAIGLTILFAEIAAVGGMLLSLAPGVPVSVFVTTVSFVIYLACRAVAAVRR
- a CDS encoding aminoglycoside phosphotransferase family protein, with protein sequence MPTEIAVLEHLAGHVEAALPRYSHVPAHGRFAGYPLVRGQRLTPELLHSLPHPEKTVIAGQLGALLSALHIQDVSAPPLDRVSHSYQPENLDFVRGIVAHDLPSVFTPDEMRTAHEICDEVGALQSTLLPRVFLHNDIYSRHLYWDRDPAPGRLGLIDFTDMCLGDPAVDFAELYEYGPRFVEDVLARYVGRVDDTFLDRAWTYQRLAALYMIAGHLYYGVETWEYARAAFDRCRSPHRPRA